TTATGCTGCGGCCCACTTGCAAGGAGGTCGTGTCTCGTGGCGATGATTATTAGGTCGAGGATGAGAAGGACAAGTTTTGGCATTAGaatacacaacaaacacaaacatacataactgcagtttattttatgtaagTTCGATACgatttgttgaatttatgtAAGCAATTGAAGCGATTTCAATATATACTGTGTCTTGTGCTAAGCATTCACATAAATCTATTGTTCTACATATGTTGTATTATTCACGGCTTACGCACTGATCGTGCAGCTGCACGTGGCTGCAACTCATTCCAGTGAAATGTGTAAACGTTTGCATCTGTTTTAGCACCCTTCATTTTATTGCTGCACGCTCGATAGTAGTACACAAACCATTTGCCCGTCAGATAgtaaagtatttcaatatagCTGATAATGCTAAAGCCATACATCAACGATAGAATGCCACCAAAACGATCTGCAATAGAATGAATAATGAAAGATATTGtgtatgcaatttaatttatgtaactCAGTTAATTCTGGCTCAATACTGGGATCGGTAAATGCGAAATATGTTGTTAAGCGAACTTCTGTAATACTTGTCCGATACTCAACGGAAGAcccaaacaataaattgaaaaaatctaCGTTGGTAATTGTTTGTTATATTGTTTAAGATACGTCATTATTACTGATAGGGAAATTACGAGAGAACTGTCTAAACTCGACATGAAAGCGACTAATTTATAATCTCTACTTTTATTGCAATCGTGAAAAACAGGGAAGTCccaaaaatgataaatttgcCATTGCAGTTtgtaaaattgcaaaacacaaaaagtaaaggttttacataaaaaagtacaaacaGCTAGAACGTTTAAAGTGtgcaattaaataagttaaattaaaacagCCAATCTGTTTAACCAATCTCagataatgaaaaaaatatatgtaagttAAGACAGACTCAACTGAGCAGAACTACCCAATCGCCAACCATATCCATTTCAGTTGCCTGAGCAAAGCGCAGTCTGAAGAATAACTTGATAATGGACAAAGGTCGATCGTTGGTCAAGCCCTTGCTgcaaatatgaatatgcatTAATTGTATGAATTCAGCATGTGGAATGATGACTTACAGCAAACCATGGAAATAGCCAGATGAATTGTAGGTACGACGCAATGGGGCCACATTACTCACAATCTCAAAGTCGACTCCATTGCAGGTGGGCAAACAATGCTTACACTGATCAATACCCGTCTCAATTTCCTCATTATCCTGATGCACATATGGGAATTCCGTGTAGCTGAACCAAACGCGCTTCCACTTCATCAGACACGGCAAATCGAGCAGTGTGCAGTAGGTGATATTCATGACACTGCCTGCCAATGGCGAGGAGACGCAACCACAATGCTGCAACATGCTGTCGATTCGACAACGCAACAGGCACTCGTCCATTGAGTAGTAGGATCTtcaaagtattaaataatgttattatACGGATTTCTGACCGTGATTTCTCTCTTACTGATTCAATATCTTCTTGCCCTCCTCGGAAAAATAGCAGCGTCGCGTCTCAGGTGTAACACCTCGCACTGCAGCACTGCTGTCGAAGAATTTGGGTTGTATGGGAATTTCCACTATGGTTTCATGGTCGACAAGAATTGCACCATTTGTGTTGGACTGAATTGTCGCATAATCATCCTTGGGAAATAGTTGCAGCTAAAACGTAGTATATTTGTTATGAAAGTTTATCATTCGAAAAAAGTGTACCGTAAAAAAAGTTCTAtgctaaatacaaattcaatttatctGTCTACATTAACTTCAGTAAAgatttctataattatttgcatCAATAAATATTCTCACATCAAGTTTTTTCGagaaattattgtaaaaatcaaattttacatGAGCGATGTTTAATAGGCAAGTGTGCAAGCAATTGCTTCAAAgttgttagtatatttatgaacaaaatgtttttttattctcATGCCTTACATCATTTAAGGTCAATTCCAGCAATTCAACATCTagtataaattattgttattaatatttattcagtGAAATCCAGATCTATTAAGTACGCAGAAGCAGATCTGAGAGTATAAATTGCCAGTTTTAATCACAGATTAAAAACAATCactgattttcatttaaaattcttcTTTGTAAAGAGTTACATTGAGTCCGGAGTTAAGGAAACAGTGGACCATCTTCTCTGTTTATATCTAGCGGCTACGGCTGAAATACCTCGTGCCTAAACGATCTTTTACCTCCATAATGTGCGATTTCTGAGACGAAGATACATTATACCGACACAAATACGGACCTACACTGGTGTATGCTCCGCCCCTCGTAGGGGCAGCCGGACCTACCTAAACCTAAAGCTAAAGAGCTATAATTTCCTACAAACAATAATTGTAGTACTCAAATTTTGGTTCAAATAATCTCTAATGTTTGTTCTAATAAtgtaaaactgaaaaaatgctatatatgatataatataatatataatttaaactattaattcagaaatatgaatgaaatcaTGATTAAAATCGAAACCaataagaaaaattatttagtttttaataattatttgtataagtTGGAACAGAAATCGAAGTAAATATCATTTAATCGAATTTTTTACCCGAAATGCTGTATTACTAAAATATGTCATTGTGTAATCATCTTTCGTTGTGTCCTGCAGCACAAATTGTATGCCATTTAAAATGGAATTCGACTCGAACATAACATGTGGCAATGCATAT
This window of the Drosophila albomicans strain 15112-1751.03 chromosome 2L, ASM965048v2, whole genome shotgun sequence genome carries:
- the LOC117563702 gene encoding sodium channel protein Nach, encoding MVQLAEGESESRRLFRDFLRNSYISGLQPFLFETSVRYAKALWLTFLAVIVVSTHIVIVNLTLEYIVQPTEIHMSPNQVHVANSPFPAVAICSSNMISKRQMQTYAAKIYLHQSTHNPQPSGNSSFYSPIESPQLEVLARRLLLLANFYLHAHDESQLDVDELGQLHRLLSSYHNGSDYSVHDILRELSPDCGDLVLRGIIYGAPVNTSQLFIKRTTSSGVCCIFNYRRPSDSQYPWKRALEDAELYALPHVMFESNSILNGIQFVLQDTTKDDYTMTYFSNTAFRLQLFPKDDYATIQSNTNGAILVDHETIVEIPIQPKFFDSSAAVRGVTPETRRCYFSEEGKKILNQSYYSMDECLLRCRIDSMLQHCGCVSSPLAGSVMNITYCTLLDLPCLMKWKRVWFSYTEFPYVHQDNEEIETGIDQCKHCLPTCNGVDFEIVSNVAPLRRTYNSSGYFHGLLKGLTNDRPLSIIKLFFRLRFAQATEMDMVGDWVVLLNRFGGILSLMYGFSIISYIEILYYLTGKWFVYYYRACSNKMKGAKTDANVYTFHWNELQPRAAARSVRKP